In Nitrospinota bacterium, a single window of DNA contains:
- a CDS encoding 16S rRNA (uracil(1498)-N(3))-methyltransferase: MRLFFVVPEQMTENRVAITGPDVHHITRVLRLGPGDFVSVSDGEGRLSRVRIDRIADETVEGTVVEAAGAPPETTPSITLAQGLPKGRKFELILQKAVELGAARIVPISTKRAVVRLSGQRAAKRLERWRRVAVEAAKQCRRPSVPEVAPLASLEDFLVDLGPPASTQMRLLLWEEASEPLRELLARGIRPKKVVCLVGPEGGFEAPEVAKATEAGFVATSLGPRILRTETAPLALLAILQHAFGGL, from the coding sequence GTGCGCCTCTTCTTCGTCGTACCAGAGCAGATGACGGAAAATCGGGTCGCTATCACAGGGCCCGACGTACATCACATAACGCGGGTGCTGCGGCTGGGGCCGGGCGACTTTGTGTCGGTCTCTGACGGAGAGGGCCGTCTCAGCCGGGTTAGGATCGATCGGATCGCCGACGAGACGGTCGAAGGGACGGTGGTGGAGGCCGCCGGAGCGCCTCCAGAGACTACTCCATCCATCACCCTGGCCCAAGGGCTTCCAAAAGGGCGGAAGTTCGAGCTTATCCTCCAGAAGGCCGTTGAGCTGGGGGCCGCCCGAATCGTGCCGATCTCGACCAAGCGCGCGGTGGTCCGTCTCTCGGGGCAGAGAGCTGCCAAGAGGCTTGAGCGTTGGCGTCGCGTTGCCGTGGAGGCGGCCAAGCAATGCCGCCGCCCATCAGTGCCAGAAGTCGCCCCTTTGGCCTCGCTTGAGGATTTTTTGGTTGATCTCGGCCCACCCGCCTCAACGCAGATGCGGCTTCTTCTATGGGAGGAGGCGAGCGAACCCCTACGAGAGCTCCTCGCCAGAGGCATCAGGCCGAAGAAGGTAGTATGCCTGGTCGGGCCCGAGGGGGGCTTCGAGGCGCCCGAGGTGGCCAAGGCAACCGAGGCAGGCTTCGTAGCAACAAGCCTGGGGCCCAGGATTCTCAGGACTGAGACGGCTCCCCTGGCCCTTCTGGCCATCCTCCAGCACGCCTTCGGGGGCCTCTAG
- a CDS encoding P-II family nitrogen regulator produces the protein MKKIEAIIKPFKLDEVKDHLNEIGVMGITVSEVKGFGRQKGHTELYRGAEYVVDFLPKVKLEIVVPDHLAEAVVESIVKSAHTGRIGDGKIFVTDVGETVRIRTGERGEDAL, from the coding sequence ATGAAGAAGATCGAGGCCATAATTAAGCCCTTCAAGTTAGACGAGGTCAAGGACCACCTCAACGAAATCGGGGTTATGGGGATCACCGTCAGCGAGGTTAAGGGTTTTGGCCGACAGAAGGGTCACACCGAGCTTTACCGAGGCGCTGAGTATGTCGTCGACTTCTTGCCCAAGGTCAAGCTGGAGATCGTTGTCCCCGACCATCTGGCCGAGGCCGTGGTCGAGTCCATCGTGAAATCAGCCCACACTGGGCGCATCGGCGACGGCAAGATCTTCGTGACCGACGTCGGGGAGACGGTCCGCATCCGAACCGGCGAACGGGGCGAGGACGCCCTATAA
- a CDS encoding DnaJ domain-containing protein encodes MGSHGLGIRFFIMSEQKRCYEILGLEPGASPERVKQAYRDMVQVWHPDRFEHDPRLQKKAQEKLKEINEAYGKLTNTNSGTRVRRGKRYAKQYVGAQRREHFRVEYPSRYRPKLVIAESEYDVLDLSESGVRFSCSGGRGLEHNIQGTITFHDGEDLEIVGEVFRSGYNEMTLRLVKRVPLQRIVKEQRHLMNELWVYGT; translated from the coding sequence ATGGGATCCCATGGCCTAGGAATAAGGTTTTTCATAATGTCCGAACAGAAACGATGCTACGAAATCCTTGGATTGGAGCCTGGCGCGTCACCTGAAAGGGTGAAACAGGCGTATCGGGACATGGTACAGGTATGGCATCCGGATCGGTTTGAGCACGACCCCCGGCTCCAAAAGAAAGCTCAGGAGAAGCTAAAAGAAATCAACGAAGCCTACGGGAAACTGACCAACACCAATTCCGGCACAAGGGTTCGTAGAGGCAAGAGGTATGCAAAACAATATGTCGGAGCCCAAAGGAGGGAACATTTCAGGGTAGAGTATCCATCGAGGTATAGGCCCAAACTCGTTATAGCTGAAAGTGAGTATGACGTTTTAGACCTCTCCGAGAGCGGGGTTAGATTTTCCTGCAGCGGTGGGAGAGGGTTGGAACATAATATACAAGGAACAATAACATTCCATGATGGAGAGGACTTAGAGATAGTAGGGGAAGTTTTCCGGTCCGGATACAACGAAATGACATTACGTCTTGTGAAAAGGGTTCCATTACAGAGGATCGTTAAGGAGCAGCGGCATCTTATGAACGAATTATGGGTGTATGGAACGTAA
- the hrcA gene encoding heat-inducible transcription repressor HrcA: MPLALTERQRTVLFTIIQDYVLVGEPIGSRTVARKSGLNLSPATIRNVMADLEEMDLVAQPHASAGRVPTDFGYRYYVDSLTSIPRLQSNDLEALTLSAPSKFERIESLLEQTSLLLSQFSQHAGLVFAPRLPTIVFKQINFARLGPKKVLAVLVSEAGMTHTKVVKLDEDLLQDKLTEMGNFLNSQFEGLSLREVRVKVLEQMAEEKAEYDALLQNAMALYEQSFGREMDESPGEVIVEGASNILNSPEIQRDIEKMRTIFQAFEDKGRLVRLLDRCLTSDGLSVFIGEESEIEGLDDLSVVSQSYRMGEGPLGAVGIMGPKRMEYARVMGLVDYAAKRLSHLLAGEPV; the protein is encoded by the coding sequence ATGCCCCTTGCCCTTACCGAGCGCCAACGGACCGTTCTTTTTACAATAATCCAGGATTACGTTCTTGTCGGGGAGCCCATCGGCAGCCGTACGGTAGCCCGCAAAAGCGGTCTGAACCTCAGCCCCGCCACAATCCGCAACGTCATGGCCGATCTCGAAGAGATGGACCTCGTCGCCCAACCCCATGCCTCGGCCGGCCGGGTGCCCACCGATTTCGGTTACCGCTACTACGTCGACAGCCTGACCTCCATCCCCCGGCTCCAGAGCAATGACCTGGAGGCCCTCACACTCTCGGCGCCATCCAAGTTCGAGCGCATTGAGTCGCTCCTCGAGCAGACGAGCTTGCTGCTGAGCCAGTTCTCCCAGCACGCCGGGCTCGTCTTCGCTCCTCGGCTCCCGACCATCGTCTTCAAGCAGATTAACTTCGCCAGGCTTGGGCCCAAGAAGGTCCTAGCCGTCCTAGTCTCCGAGGCGGGGATGACCCACACCAAGGTAGTGAAGTTGGATGAAGACCTCCTCCAGGATAAACTCACGGAGATGGGAAACTTCCTCAACAGTCAGTTTGAGGGACTCTCGCTCAGGGAGGTCCGGGTCAAGGTCTTGGAGCAGATGGCCGAGGAGAAAGCCGAGTACGACGCTCTCCTCCAGAATGCTATGGCCCTTTATGAGCAGTCCTTCGGCCGGGAGATGGATGAGTCCCCAGGAGAGGTCATCGTCGAGGGGGCGAGCAACATTCTAAACTCGCCTGAGATTCAAAGAGACATCGAGAAGATGCGGACCATCTTTCAGGCCTTCGAGGACAAGGGCCGCCTGGTCCGCTTGCTCGATCGCTGCCTGACGAGCGATGGCCTCAGCGTCTTCATCGGTGAAGAGAGCGAGATAGAGGGCCTCGACGATTTATCGGTCGTAAGCCAATCATACAGGATGGGTGAGGGACCCTTGGGGGCTGTTGGCATCATGGGACCCAAGCGGATGGAGTACGCACGGGTCATGGGCCTGGTCGACTACGCGGCCAAGAGGTTGAGCCACCTGCTTGCGGGCGAGCCGGTCTAA
- a CDS encoding Mut7-C RNAse domain-containing protein, whose translation MSVRKAPRFLCDAMLGKLCKWLRIAGYDSAYARRSVPLQIVDRARREERIILTRNTKLLARENLPTHLFIKNNGWDAQLVEVAGAFGLDLEARAFSRCLACNVETEPVERRTEVEAVVPEYVYRRVVEFHCCPVCGKVFWSGTHLASMGRRLRAVAERVDELKETGGTVLDK comes from the coding sequence GTGAGCGTTAGAAAAGCCCCTAGGTTTCTTTGCGATGCCATGCTTGGGAAGCTCTGTAAGTGGCTTCGCATCGCCGGGTACGATTCGGCCTATGCCCGCCGCTCGGTCCCCCTTCAAATCGTGGACAGAGCCCGCCGGGAGGAACGCATCATCTTGACTCGGAATACAAAGCTCTTGGCCCGCGAGAACCTCCCCACCCACCTATTTATTAAGAATAATGGGTGGGATGCCCAACTTGTAGAGGTTGCTGGCGCTTTCGGGCTTGACCTCGAGGCTCGGGCTTTCTCCCGCTGCCTGGCCTGTAACGTGGAGACAGAGCCGGTAGAGAGGCGAACCGAGGTAGAGGCCGTGGTCCCGGAGTATGTCTACCGTCGGGTGGTGGAGTTCCACTGCTGCCCTGTCTGTGGGAAGGTATTCTGGTCTGGCACCCACCTGGCAAGCATGGGCCGGCGGCTTAGGGCTGTAGCCGAGCGGGTAGATGAGCTTAAGGAGACGGGAGGCACGGTGTTGGATAAATAA
- the grpE gene encoding nucleotide exchange factor GrpE, with product MARRIPIESDDERRSGEKASAPSSPGEGGGALESSSSETGTEETGAPEEDAEPLEQRYLRLAAEFENHKKRMERERAKVLAYANEVLLEKLLPVVDNLERALAAATSDAGHDGLVAGVELTLRELKEFLRREGVDPIEAIGGPFDPTIHEAVSTQPSSEVPEGVVINQIEKGYRFKERILRPAKVIVSSGPPP from the coding sequence GTGGCGCGCCGTATCCCCATTGAGAGCGACGATGAGAGACGTAGCGGCGAGAAGGCCTCCGCTCCCTCGTCACCGGGAGAGGGCGGAGGGGCTCTGGAATCTTCCTCTTCCGAGACAGGTACAGAGGAAACGGGGGCGCCCGAGGAAGATGCGGAGCCCCTGGAGCAACGTTACCTCAGACTAGCGGCCGAATTTGAAAACCACAAGAAGCGTATGGAGCGGGAGCGGGCGAAGGTTCTCGCCTACGCCAATGAAGTGCTCCTGGAGAAGCTTCTGCCGGTTGTAGACAATCTGGAGCGTGCACTGGCAGCCGCAACGTCCGACGCCGGCCACGACGGCCTGGTGGCCGGTGTCGAGCTCACCCTGCGAGAGCTTAAAGAGTTTCTCCGCCGCGAGGGCGTTGACCCCATAGAAGCCATCGGCGGGCCCTTCGACCCCACCATCCACGAGGCCGTCTCAACCCAGCCCTCTTCGGAAGTCCCCGAAGGAGTTGTCATCAATCAGATCGAGAAAGGCTACCGCTTCAAAGAGCGTATCTTGAGGCCGGCCAAGGTCATCGTCTCCTCCGGACCGCCGCCATAA
- a CDS encoding deoxynucleoside kinase, whose amino-acid sequence MATRARYLAIEGPIGVGKTSLATRLAERLGGRLVLERVEANPFLADFYRDRERLAFQTQIFFLLNRYRQQEELAQHELFDRVTVADYLFIKDRIFASLTLDEAEFALYTEIFNLLQGKLPRPDLAVFLQASTEVLMERIAQRGVVYERNFDQDYLERLVRAYNHYFFHYRATPLLVVNTNEVDYVNKQEDFERLVKKIETHEMGTAYFVPLGS is encoded by the coding sequence ATGGCGACTCGTGCCCGCTACCTGGCGATCGAGGGCCCCATCGGAGTGGGAAAAACCTCCCTCGCCACCCGGCTGGCCGAACGCCTGGGCGGTAGGCTGGTTCTGGAGCGGGTTGAGGCGAACCCATTTCTCGCCGATTTCTACCGCGACCGAGAGCGCCTCGCCTTTCAGACCCAGATCTTCTTTTTGCTGAACCGCTACCGGCAGCAGGAAGAGCTGGCCCAGCACGAGCTCTTTGACAGAGTCACCGTTGCGGACTATCTTTTTATTAAGGACCGCATTTTCGCATCGCTGACGTTGGACGAAGCGGAGTTCGCACTCTACACCGAAATATTCAACCTTCTGCAGGGGAAGCTCCCTCGGCCAGACTTGGCTGTCTTCCTGCAGGCCTCCACAGAGGTCTTGATGGAGCGCATTGCCCAGCGGGGGGTCGTTTACGAGAGGAACTTCGATCAGGATTATTTAGAGCGCCTCGTGAGGGCGTACAACCACTACTTCTTTCATTACCGGGCCACGCCGTTGCTCGTGGTCAACACGAACGAAGTCGATTATGTCAATAAACAGGAGGATTTCGAAAGGCTCGTTAAAAAGATAGAGACCCACGAAATGGGGACTGCCTACTTCGTACCGCTTGGATCCTGA
- a CDS encoding cobalamin-binding protein, producing MQRVVSLIASSTEIVCALGLEDRLVGRSHECDFPESVALLPVCTEPKFNVDGTSYEIDQRVKAILQEALSVYRVHADTLKQLKPDLILTQSQCEVCAVTLKDVEEAVSEWLDARPQIVSLEPNGLSDVWASIARVAEALGASERGGELVGRLQDRMSAITKQAQAAPSRPTVACIEWIEPLMACGNWVPEMVEMAWGENLFGESGKHSPWMTLEEFCREDPEVVVVMPCGYDIAETRENMPALTNKPEWPSLQAVRDGRVYLLDGNQYFNRPGPRLVESLEILAEVLHPGLFQFGHEGKGWELL from the coding sequence GTGCAACGCGTTGTCTCTTTGATTGCCAGCAGCACCGAAATCGTATGTGCCCTCGGCTTGGAAGACCGCTTGGTGGGCCGCTCCCACGAGTGCGACTTTCCCGAATCTGTCGCCCTCCTTCCGGTCTGCACCGAGCCCAAGTTCAACGTGGACGGCACCAGCTATGAGATCGACCAGCGGGTCAAAGCAATTCTGCAAGAAGCGCTGTCCGTCTACCGAGTCCACGCCGATACGCTGAAGCAGCTCAAGCCCGATCTCATTCTCACTCAATCCCAATGCGAGGTCTGTGCGGTTACCCTTAAGGATGTGGAGGAGGCCGTTAGCGAATGGCTTGACGCTCGCCCCCAAATTGTTTCTTTGGAGCCGAACGGCCTCTCTGACGTTTGGGCGAGTATAGCTCGGGTGGCCGAGGCGCTTGGGGCCTCCGAGCGGGGTGGCGAGCTGGTTGGTCGCCTGCAGGACCGGATGTCTGCCATAACAAAGCAAGCTCAAGCGGCGCCGTCCAGGCCGACCGTCGCATGTATTGAATGGATTGAGCCGCTAATGGCATGCGGCAACTGGGTGCCGGAGATGGTGGAGATGGCCTGGGGCGAGAATCTCTTTGGCGAGTCCGGCAAACATTCTCCATGGATGACCTTGGAGGAGTTTTGCAGGGAGGACCCGGAGGTCGTTGTGGTTATGCCGTGCGGCTACGACATCGCCGAGACTCGGGAAAACATGCCCGCATTGACGAATAAGCCGGAGTGGCCGAGCCTTCAGGCGGTAAGAGACGGGAGGGTCTACCTACTCGACGGCAATCAGTATTTCAACCGACCGGGGCCGCGCCTGGTCGAGTCCCTGGAAATTCTCGCCGAGGTGTTGCACCCAGGCCTCTTTCAGTTCGGGCACGAGGGAAAAGGCTGGGAGTTGCTCTGA
- the glnA gene encoding type I glutamate--ammonia ligase, whose amino-acid sequence MTPKEVIAFAKENGAKMVDLKFMDFPGLWQHFSVPISELSEDAFEEGYGFDGSSIRGWQAIHASDMLAVADPATAVMDPFTKEPTLSMICDIVDPITREKYSRDPRNIAQKAEAYLVASGIGDVAYFGPEAEFFILDDIRFDCREQHAFYYIDSVEGRWNTGREEGPNLGYKPQYKEGYFPLSPTDTLQDIRTEMCLVMESVGMNIEAQHHEVGTAGQGEIDIKFDSLKKMADNLMWYKFIVKNVALRNGKTATFMPKPIWNDNGTGMHVHQSIWKDGEPLFAGDLYGGLSQMALYYIGGILHHAPALCALVAPTTNSYKRLVPGFEAPVNLAYSSRNRSTGVRIPMYSPNPKTKRIEVRFPDPSCNGYLAFSAMLMAGLDGIQNKMDPGEPMDEDIYELPPEELAKVPSVPGSLDEALDALEANHEFLLKGDVFTEDVIETWLDFKRTVEVDELRLRPHPIEFALYYDC is encoded by the coding sequence ATGACGCCGAAAGAGGTTATTGCTTTTGCCAAAGAGAACGGCGCCAAGATGGTCGACCTGAAATTCATGGACTTCCCCGGCCTCTGGCAACACTTCTCGGTTCCGATCTCCGAGCTCTCTGAGGACGCATTTGAAGAGGGCTACGGTTTCGACGGCTCGTCCATCCGCGGCTGGCAGGCCATTCACGCCTCAGACATGCTCGCCGTGGCAGATCCAGCGACGGCCGTCATGGACCCCTTCACCAAAGAGCCGACCTTGTCGATGATATGCGACATCGTGGACCCCATCACCCGGGAGAAGTACAGCCGCGATCCTCGAAACATAGCCCAGAAGGCCGAGGCATACCTCGTCGCATCCGGAATCGGCGATGTTGCCTACTTCGGTCCAGAGGCGGAGTTCTTCATCCTGGACGACATCCGCTTCGATTGTAGAGAGCAGCACGCGTTTTATTACATCGACTCTGTGGAGGGCCGTTGGAACACGGGTCGGGAGGAGGGTCCCAACCTCGGCTACAAGCCTCAGTACAAAGAGGGCTATTTCCCCCTCTCGCCCACTGACACGCTGCAAGATATCCGGACGGAGATGTGCCTGGTGATGGAGTCGGTTGGCATGAATATAGAGGCGCAGCACCACGAGGTGGGCACGGCGGGCCAAGGTGAGATCGACATAAAGTTCGACTCGCTCAAGAAAATGGCCGACAATCTCATGTGGTACAAGTTCATCGTGAAAAACGTAGCCCTCCGAAACGGTAAGACGGCCACCTTCATGCCGAAGCCCATCTGGAACGACAACGGGACCGGCATGCACGTCCACCAGTCGATCTGGAAGGACGGCGAGCCGCTCTTCGCCGGCGACCTCTACGGGGGGCTTTCCCAGATGGCCCTCTACTACATCGGGGGCATCCTCCACCACGCCCCGGCGCTGTGTGCCTTAGTAGCCCCAACGACCAACAGCTACAAGCGGCTCGTGCCGGGCTTCGAGGCCCCGGTTAATCTCGCCTATTCGAGCCGAAACCGCTCGACGGGTGTGCGCATCCCCATGTACTCGCCCAATCCCAAGACCAAGCGCATTGAGGTGCGCTTTCCCGACCCGTCGTGCAACGGCTACCTCGCCTTCAGCGCCATGCTCATGGCCGGGCTCGACGGCATCCAAAACAAAATGGACCCGGGCGAGCCGATGGACGAAGACATCTACGAGCTCCCCCCCGAGGAGCTTGCGAAAGTGCCGAGCGTCCCTGGCTCGCTCGACGAGGCCCTCGACGCCCTGGAGGCCAACCACGAGTTTCTCCTCAAGGGCGACGTCTTTACCGAAGACGTCATCGAGACCTGGTTGGATTTCAAGCGAACGGTTGAGGTCGATGAGCTGCGGCTCAGGCCCCATCCGATAGAGTTCGCCCTCTACTACGATTGCTAG
- the groL gene encoding chaperonin GroEL (60 kDa chaperone family; promotes refolding of misfolded polypeptides especially under stressful conditions; forms two stacked rings of heptamers to form a barrel-shaped 14mer; ends can be capped by GroES; misfolded proteins enter the barrel where they are refolded when GroES binds) — MAKQIIFGEDARGKILRGVDQLANAVKITLGPKGRNVVLDKKFGPPSSTKDGVTVAKEIELEDPFENMGAQMVNEVASKTSDVAGDGTTTATVLAQAIYREGMKNVAAGANPMDLKRGIEQAVDFVVGEIHRLSKPTKDHREIAQVGTISANNDPTIGELIAESMEKVGKDGVITVEEAKGIETSLDIVEGMQFDRGYLSPYFVTDPERMEAILEEPYILLNEKKISSMKDLLPILEQIAKMGKPLLIIAEDVEGEALATLVVNKLRGTLVCAAVKAPGFGDRRKEILNDIAILIGGNVISEDIGIKMENVTLNDLGRAKRVTIDKENTILVEGGGKTPEIEGRVRQLRIQIEETTSDYDREKLQERLAKLVGGVAVINVGAATETEMKEKKARVEDALNATRAAVEEGIVPGGGVVFIRAIKALEKLKLEGDQAIGASIVSRALEEPMRQIANNAGAEGSIIVAHVKSAKKVNEGFDANTMEYVDMIEAGIIDPTKVTRSALQNASSISALMLTTEALVTDIPEDTPPAPAMPPGGGMY; from the coding sequence ATGGCCAAACAAATCATATTTGGCGAGGATGCCAGAGGAAAGATTCTCAGAGGTGTGGATCAGCTCGCCAATGCCGTCAAAATTACCCTCGGCCCGAAAGGCCGCAACGTCGTGCTGGATAAGAAATTCGGTCCGCCCTCTTCGACCAAGGACGGGGTGACCGTGGCCAAAGAGATCGAGCTCGAGGATCCCTTCGAGAACATGGGCGCCCAGATGGTAAACGAGGTCGCAAGCAAGACCTCGGACGTGGCTGGGGACGGCACCACGACAGCGACGGTGCTCGCCCAGGCCATCTACCGCGAGGGGATGAAGAACGTCGCCGCCGGCGCCAATCCCATGGACCTGAAGCGCGGGATCGAGCAGGCCGTCGATTTTGTCGTTGGAGAGATTCACAGGCTCTCGAAACCAACCAAAGACCACCGCGAGATCGCCCAGGTCGGGACCATCAGCGCGAACAACGATCCGACCATTGGTGAGCTAATCGCTGAGTCTATGGAGAAGGTCGGCAAGGACGGCGTCATCACCGTCGAGGAGGCCAAGGGGATCGAGACCTCCCTCGACATCGTCGAGGGCATGCAGTTCGACCGCGGCTATCTCTCGCCCTACTTCGTCACAGACCCCGAACGGATGGAGGCCATCCTCGAAGAACCCTACATTCTCTTGAACGAGAAGAAAATCTCCAGCATGAAGGATTTGCTCCCCATCCTAGAGCAGATTGCGAAGATGGGCAAGCCCCTGCTGATCATCGCCGAGGACGTCGAAGGTGAGGCCCTGGCGACTCTCGTGGTCAATAAGCTTCGCGGAACCCTAGTCTGCGCGGCAGTCAAAGCGCCCGGCTTCGGCGACCGGCGCAAAGAGATCCTTAACGACATCGCCATCCTCATCGGCGGCAACGTCATCAGCGAAGACATCGGGATCAAGATGGAGAACGTTACGCTCAACGACCTGGGCCGGGCCAAGCGCGTGACCATCGATAAAGAAAACACAATCCTCGTCGAGGGCGGTGGCAAGACCCCCGAGATCGAGGGGCGCGTTCGCCAGCTAAGAATCCAGATCGAGGAGACCACAAGCGACTATGACCGGGAGAAGCTCCAAGAGCGATTGGCCAAGCTCGTCGGCGGGGTGGCCGTCATCAACGTGGGCGCCGCTACAGAGACCGAGATGAAAGAGAAGAAGGCTCGCGTCGAGGACGCCCTAAACGCTACTAGAGCGGCTGTGGAGGAAGGAATTGTCCCAGGTGGTGGGGTTGTCTTCATTCGCGCCATCAAGGCCCTTGAAAAACTAAAGCTGGAGGGTGACCAAGCCATCGGCGCCAGTATCGTCAGCCGGGCCCTCGAGGAGCCGATGCGCCAAATTGCCAACAACGCCGGCGCCGAGGGCTCAATCATCGTGGCGCACGTCAAGTCCGCCAAAAAAGTCAACGAGGGATTCGACGCCAACACCATGGAGTACGTCGACATGATTGAGGCTGGCATTATCGACCCCACAAAGGTGACCCGTTCGGCACTTCAAAACGCATCCAGCATCTCAGCCCTCATGCTCACAACCGAGGCGCTCGTGACGGATATTCCTGAGGATACTCCTCCCGCACCGGCTATGCCACCCGGCGGTGGGATGTACTAA
- the groES gene encoding co-chaperone GroES, with product MSAKVRPLHDRILLRRIEEQEVKKGGIIIPDTAKEKPQEGEVVAVGEGRRLESGERQPMDVKVGDLVLFGKYSGTDVMIDDEEYLILREEDVFAIIA from the coding sequence ATGAGCGCAAAAGTGCGACCTCTCCATGACCGCATCCTCTTAAGAAGGATCGAAGAGCAAGAGGTCAAAAAGGGAGGCATCATCATCCCGGACACCGCCAAGGAAAAGCCTCAGGAGGGCGAGGTTGTTGCCGTTGGCGAGGGCCGCCGCTTGGAAAGCGGCGAGCGTCAGCCGATGGACGTAAAGGTCGGCGATCTCGTACTTTTCGGCAAGTACTCTGGCACCGATGTCATGATCGACGATGAGGAGTACCTCATCCTGCGCGAGGAAGACGTCTTTGCCATCATTGCATAA
- the purH gene encoding bifunctional phosphoribosylaminoimidazolecarboxamide formyltransferase/IMP cyclohydrolase: protein MTVEEPRKVSRALVSLSDKEGAVEFCEALVAAGVEIISTGGTARLLADNGVAVTQVSDVTGFPEILDGRVKTLHPKIHGGILARRGDPDHESALAEHGIRPIDLVVVNLYPFEATLSKPDLTVDEAVGQIDIGGPSMIRAAAKNFRDVAVVVDPNDYPAVGEELEANEGSLSLSTRITLAHKAFAHTARYDAAASSFMAEQREADGQEDETFPSSKTLQLELVQELRYGENPHQRAALYRDASEAGLAPSLLEADQLHGKELSFNNLVDLEAALLCILEFEVPACVIIKHTNPCGVGLAEDLTEAYLKANACDPMSAYGGVIGFNRPIEASLAEALSKIFVEALIAPAFSDEAQVLLSKKKALRLIRCPGLGEGTEPVAQGLEIKKLLGGVLVQERDTIDLSAEQITVPTERKPTDEEMSALRFAWKVVKHVKSNAIVYTRADRTVGIGAGQMSRVDSARLAAEKAQSDLHGCVMASDAFFPFRDAIDEAAAQGIAAVIQPGGSIRDEEVIAACNEHGIAMVFTGIRHFKH, encoded by the coding sequence ATGACCGTGGAGGAGCCGAGAAAGGTCTCACGGGCCCTGGTCAGTTTGTCCGATAAGGAGGGTGCGGTCGAGTTCTGCGAGGCCTTGGTGGCTGCGGGCGTGGAAATTATCTCCACGGGCGGGACCGCGAGGCTGCTGGCCGATAATGGAGTCGCCGTCACCCAGGTCTCGGACGTCACCGGTTTCCCGGAGATTCTAGACGGTCGGGTCAAAACTCTCCACCCGAAGATTCACGGTGGAATTCTAGCCCGACGGGGTGACCCTGACCACGAGTCCGCCCTAGCCGAGCACGGCATCCGACCCATCGACCTCGTCGTGGTAAACCTTTACCCATTCGAAGCCACCCTCTCCAAGCCCGATTTGACAGTTGACGAAGCGGTTGGGCAGATCGACATAGGTGGACCTAGCATGATTCGGGCTGCGGCGAAAAATTTCCGCGATGTGGCCGTGGTAGTCGATCCTAATGACTACCCAGCAGTAGGTGAGGAGCTCGAAGCCAACGAGGGTAGCCTGTCCTTATCCACCCGTATCACCCTCGCCCACAAAGCCTTCGCCCACACCGCCCGCTACGACGCGGCCGCCTCCTCCTTCATGGCCGAGCAGCGGGAGGCCGACGGTCAAGAGGATGAAACATTCCCCTCCAGCAAAACCTTACAGCTTGAGCTCGTCCAAGAGCTACGTTACGGCGAGAACCCGCATCAACGCGCAGCTCTCTACCGTGACGCCTCGGAAGCGGGACTCGCTCCCTCGCTGCTTGAAGCCGACCAGCTCCACGGTAAAGAGCTCTCGTTCAACAATCTGGTGGACCTAGAGGCGGCCCTGCTTTGCATCCTGGAGTTCGAGGTGCCTGCATGCGTCATCATCAAGCACACCAACCCCTGCGGTGTGGGCCTCGCCGAAGACCTCACCGAGGCCTACCTTAAGGCCAACGCCTGTGATCCGATGAGCGCATACGGAGGGGTAATCGGCTTCAACCGGCCAATAGAGGCATCCCTGGCCGAGGCTCTGTCTAAAATTTTCGTCGAGGCTCTCATCGCCCCGGCCTTCAGCGATGAGGCCCAAGTTCTGCTTTCAAAGAAAAAAGCCCTGAGGCTCATACGATGCCCCGGCCTAGGTGAGGGGACGGAGCCAGTGGCCCAAGGATTGGAGATTAAGAAGCTCCTCGGGGGGGTTCTCGTCCAGGAGCGCGACACGATAGACCTCTCGGCTGAGCAAATCACCGTCCCGACAGAGCGGAAGCCCACGGATGAGGAGATGTCGGCCCTGCGGTTTGCATGGAAAGTGGTCAAACATGTTAAGTCCAACGCCATAGTCTACACGCGCGCCGACCGGACCGTAGGAATCGGCGCCGGGCAGATGAGCCGGGTCGACTCGGCTCGCCTCGCCGCCGAAAAGGCCCAAAGCGACCTTCACGGCTGCGTTATGGCCTCCGACGCCTTCTTCCCCTTCCGTGACGCCATCGACGAGGCGGCGGCCCAGGGCATCGCAGCCGTCATCCAGCCAGGTGGGAGTATCCGCGATGAGGAGGTTATAGCTGCCTGCAACGAGCACGGCATTGCGATGGTTTTCACCGGCATCCGCCACTTCAAGCATTGA